The genomic stretch CTACTATTACTACTTCCGCATCGGCCATCTCATCCTCATGATCATGGACTCCGTAGATATCTGTTTATCGGGTGCAAAGATGTTGAGATACGCTGGCTTCTCCACTGCATGTGATGTCATGTTcctctttttcttgataGCCTGGATCGTCTTGAGACACGGAGTGTACAACTACATCTTCTACCATGCCTACAGTAAAGCTGAGTTCTTGATGGCTGATGGCGAATGCATACCCGGCGCAATTCAGAAGAGATGCTGGACACCAGCGgttatcaacttcttcttgtcgttATTGGGAGGCTTACAGATCATCACAATCATCTGGATGTACTTGATCATGAAGGTAGCCATCAAGGTTATTGCTGGTTTGGGAGCTGAAGATGTAAGAagtgacgaagatgatactgaattggaagatgacgacgaagaggaGGATGAACCGGAAACTGTTCGTGTCACTCCTGAAGAAGCTAAGGAGCTTTTGTCTCTGATGGAGAAAGACTCATCTTCCGATGCCACCATCGATGACAAGGAGTCCTCTGATGCCAGCATAGATCAGGATTATTAAAACCTCCCTTAAAAGTACTTGATTtgcttctggttctttGAGTTCCATAAAAGTACTTAATTGAACTAGTTCTTTGAGTGTGTACCATAAATTTAGAAGAAGCTCCAAGAGGGTCTTGGTGCTTCGCTCAGCACATAGTTGCCTGTTTTCCTGTCCTATATATTGAAAGTGGTAGTCGACTCGTCGATTGTCTTTCAGCTGTACTGTAGTCTTGGGTATGTTGTATAGTTACTGCTAATACATATATTGTACATACAAGTGATGTAGGAAGATATGTCGGAGTATGTTGAGGTACCGAGATATCAGAGCAGGGAAGTAATGCTAGATATATAATGATAGTCATGATAAAGTTCTGCTAAGTGCCCTTTATTGATTGGGGTTATTTTGCACTGCTATTGGGGGTATTTATggttttcgcagccaaagTACACAAATATGAGTCTTGACAAATCTGTAAAATTACGAAAAAAAACAGTAGAGAATAGAAAATTTCAGCTGAATCTTCCTGTATCACATACTATAAGATACATATATCTGTTCCTTCCATTACAAACACTTCTACTGTTGCTATTCAACATATAAATCAAAACTCATCCATAGCCAGACCATAAACTCTCCAGTTGCACCCATTTGCATGCAGGCGTTCTGTTTACCTACGCGCGCTCGAATTTGTGCGACATAATTATGTATGTTTACAAAATGTTCTTTACTGTATatcatctcttctggattcagattcaatattcaatatcagattcagattctACAATTGATATTTCCTTCTACTTCACATCCATATATATGCCGACTAGAGCGCATCTATGAACGATCCCAATTCGCTCGTTCCCACCCGGCCAGCTTCTGGTCTGAAGACTCGTGAATCATCCATCACTGTAGCAGTGCGAGTTCGTCCCTTCACagacaacgaagaaaacaacCTCATTCGAAGCACCAACGACGGCTTTTTTCTCGGAGATGGCTCCTTCAGCAGCAACGCCCCGAATCAGGAAACTTCCCGAGCCTCAGTGTTTGCTCCCAAGGGAATCCGTAAAATCGtagaagtcgttgatgacAAGATGTTGATCTTTGATCCACCAGAAACCAACCCTCTAACGAGAATGCAGAAAAATGCTTTTCCTAACAGCCTTAAGGGCTCGAGAATTAGAGAGCATCGTTTTGTGTTCGACAGACTCTTCGATGTAGATGCTACCCAGGAAGATGTTTACCAGAACACGACTCGGCCTCTTCTAGATAGTGTTCTAGATGGCTTCAACGCTACGGTCTTTGCCTATGGTGCTACGGGATGTGGCAAAACTCATACTATTCTGGGCTCTCCACAGAAACCAGGAGTCAttttcttaactatgaaAGAGTTATTTGATCGTATAGACCTGTTGGCAGATACTAAGATCATCGATATCAGCTTGTCATATTTGGAGATCTACAACGAGACCATTAGAGACTTGTTGAACCCAGAAACAGATCACAAGAAATTGGTTCTACGAGAAGActcaaacaagaagatctcCGTGTCAAACTTGCTGACTCATAAACCCTCTgcagtagaagaagtaatGGACCTCATCCTTGTAGGAAATCTGAACAGAACCTCGTCTCCAACTGAAGCCAATGCTACTTCTTCACGATCCCACGCAGTTCTCCAAATAAACGTGGTTCAGAAAAACAAAACAGCAGACATAACAGAAGAACACACTTTTGCTACTCTTTCCATAATAGACTTGGCTGGAAGCGAACGAGCTGCAGCGACAAAGAATATCGGTGTTAGATTGAATGAAGGtgccaacatcaacaaatcTCTATTGGCATTGGGAAACTGTATTAATGCTCTCTGTGATacaagaagacgaaatcaTGTACCTTATCGTGATTCCAAATTGACAAGGTTGTTAAAGTTTTCTCTAGGAGGAAACTGCAAAACTGTAATGATCGTATGTATATCGCCTCTGTCCCAACATTACGATGAGACGTTGAATACCTTGAAATATGCCGACCGCGCAAAGGAGATCAAAACCAAACTCATCAGGAACCAACACAATCTAGACAGACACGTTGGTTCCTACTTAAAGATGATTACAGAACAGAAACAGGAAATTGAAGAGCTAAGAGCACGAGAAAACAAAATCGTGGAACAGACTATAAACAAGCAGAAAACAGTTGGGGACAAATGtctccatcttctcttGGAAAGCATAGACAACATCGAAAGTTCTTTGACGAAACAGAACCAggaaaaatggaaaaagTATTTCATCCTCGCAAAGAGAAAGTTACTACTATTacagagaattgaaacagaaataaTTTTCGATAGCATtctcaatttgttgaagaacgatGACATTGCTGTTGTCAACACGCTTGCTGATCTTTGCGAACAGCTCATATCGAAGATTGACTACCAAGTACCAGAATTGGAGCGACAAtattcgcagccaaatgAAATAGATCTCATATTGGTTGAATCTACCCAGCAAATATTAAAAAAGCTAAAGGAAAACGAAGGCTGGTCTGAATACTACACCATTATATTTGAAAAACACATAGGTCAATTAAGAGAATCGTTTGAAAGAGATGTACTTTTCAACTCATCAATCTTGTTTGACCATCTTGTACATGAATTGAATGACTTTAACTACATTGCCAGAGATTTTGTTAATGCATTGGTCGTTGGTTTTAGAAAGGGACCAGACGTCGTGGATGAGAATATGGATTTGGTTGAACAAGTAATCGGATCTCTAGAGCAGTTATTGAATGGAGAGTTCGATACTGCTATGGAGAAATGCACATCTGCATTCATGCAAAGAAAGATAgaggaacaagaaaaacaacAGGAATTGTCACAACATAATTCCACAGATTTTGAATCTCTATCTAAGAACAGCATCTTGTCCAAACCTAGAGAGAACAAGAGGGGTCCACTATCGCCTTTGAAGTCATCACCATCTAGAAGCATCAAACGTACTATATCGAAGAAACCGATAACTCCACGATTCTCACCTATCAGAGcaaagaatacaaagaaAGTTAGATGGGATATACCTAAATCCGATAGTACCTTTGATTTGAGCATGGATGAATCATTACAGAACGCAACTTTCAAAAGCGATCTAGACGACTCCCCTATAACTAATAATAATGGCACCCAGAACATCCTCAGCGACGACTTGGGAATATCATTCGATCCATCACTTGATTCTCCCCCACTTGCTTATTCTAGTGGCAAGAAATTACTTAGCGACTTATCCACAACGAAGAATAAAAAGTCTACATTCAGTAATCGTCGCTTGTCAATAAACCTTAGCTCACAATCAATTGATGGTTCTGGCACCACCGTTTCAAAATTGCCATTGCTTAACAAGCATGCCAGCATTAAAATGACCAACACCAATGGTGCTTCTTTAATTCCGAACCCTACTTCTCCTAATCAATTGGGAATAGGTATACCTTTTGTTGTTGACGCCAACAAATTTCATGTAGTTGATGTTGGTAACGGTGATCGAGATATTGGATCCAGCAGCACTGTTGAACGAGTAGATTAAATTAGGCATCCATTTCAGTTCACTTCATTCATCCTATCTCGACTGCACGTTGATATAGCTAAGCACACATAATATAGCATACATTTAGATAACTAAACTATGGAATAAACAAAGCATGGGTATCTTGGGACAACTGCTGTCAAAGCTTAGTATCTGTCGCCGTAGCCACCTCTGCCTTCGCCTCTGCCTTCGCCGTGGTGTCTACCTTCACCTTCACCATGATGTCTTCCTTCACCACGTCTTTCACCACCAAAGTCATCTCTTCTGCTTTCTCCACCGAAACCACCTTGGCCACCGTGAGCTCCTTCACCACGTCTTTCACCACCGAAACCACCTTGGCCTCCGTGAGCTCCTTCACCACGTCTTTCACCACCGAAACCACCTTGGCCTCCGTGAGCTCCTTCACTGCGTCTGTCGTCGCCTCTTCCTCCGAAACCAGAGCTGCCACCGTGCTTGTTTTCGTCGTCCTTGTTTTGCTTGTGGTCCTCGTAAGCATCTTCAAGCTTGTTGGCACCAATAGCACCACCAATGACACCAGCAAGAGCACCCAAGTGAGGGTGGTTTGGAACCAACTTGTCTCCAGCGTAGCCTCCAGCAGCACCACCAACGACAGTGGAAATCAAACCTCTGTCACCTGTTTGGCCGTCTCCACCTTGCTGGTTTTTCAGTTGTTGAGGCTTGTATTCACCTTGTTCACCGGAAGAGTAGAAATCGTTAGCAGACATTATAATAGGGTAGCAATTGAGTCAATTGAGTTGAACAGTATACAATTGGGATCAATTGAGTATGGAAAACGAAAATACGCTGGTTGGCCCACTGTGGATATGCACTGCTATTTATATGGCAGTTGTGGCCCCTCCGTCGACGGTATTACGCAAACAGAAACGTCCATGTGCGTCCTTTGAATCAGGAACAATTGGGCTAACTATCGTGACTCCAGTCACGGCTTTCCAATACATCCCCATGTTGGAAATTTCAGTGGTTCCTAGTCTGAATGCCTAATTGCCCCAAATCTGTCCTACCGGGAGCCGGACAGGACAGGGGTGCAACCTGATTCGGAGCACGGTGGGGGGTCGCGCGCGACATGCAGATCAGGGCTCATCGCAGATTCCAATTAGCCGAGTCGATGATTT from Scheffersomyces stipitis CBS 6054 chromosome 2, complete sequence encodes the following:
- a CDS encoding kinesin motor protein (go_component microtubule associated complex~go_funtion motor activity; ATP binding), whose translation is MNDPNSLVPTRPASGSKTRESSITVAVRVRPFTDNEENNLIRSTNDGFFLGDGSFSSNAPNQETSRASVFAPKGIRKIVEVVDDKMLIFDPPETNPLTRMQKNAFPNSLKGSRIREHRFVFDRLFDVDATQEDVYQNTTRPLLDSVLDGFNATVFAYGATGCGKTHTISGSPQKPGVIFLTMKELFDRIDSLADTKIIDISLSYLEIYNETIRDLLNPETDHKKLVLREDSNKKISVSNLSTHKPSAVEEVMDLILVGNSNRTSSPTEANATSSRSHAVLQINVVQKNKTADITEEHTFATLSIIDLAGSERAAATKNIGVRLNEGANINKSLLALGNCINALCDTRRRNHVPYRDSKLTRLLKFSLGGNCKTVMIVCISPSSQHYDETLNTLKYADRAKEIKTKLIRNQHNLDRHVGSYLKMITEQKQEIEELRARENKIVEQTINKQKTVGDKCLHLLLESIDNIESSLTKQNQEKWKKYFILAKRKLLLLQRIETEIIFDSILNLLKNDDIAVVNTLADLCEQLISKIDYQVPELERQYSQPNEIDLILVESTQQILKKLKENEGWSEYYTIIFEKHIGQLRESFERDVLFNSSILFDHLVHELNDFNYIARDFVNALVVGFRKGPDVVDENMDLVEQVIGSLEQLLNGEFDTAMEKCTSAFMQRKIEEQEKQQELSQHNSTDFESLSKNSILSKPRENKRGPLSPLKSSPSRSIKRTISKKPITPRFSPIRAKNTKKVRWDIPKSDSTFDLSMDESLQNATFKSDLDDSPITNNNGTQNILSDDLGISFDPSLDSPPLAYSSGKKLLSDLSTTKNKKSTFSNRRLSINLSSQSIDGSGTTVSKLPLLNKHASIKMTNTNGASLIPNPTSPNQLGIGIPFVVDANKFHVVDVGNGDRDIGSSSTVERVD
- a CDS encoding predicted protein, whose translation is MSANDFYSSGEQGEYKPQQSKNQQGGDGQTGDRGLISTVVGGAAGGYAGDKLVPNHPHLGALAGVIGGAIGANKLEDAYEDHKQNKDDENKHGGSSGFGGRGDDRRSEGAHGGQGGFGGERRGEGAHGGQGGFGGERRGEGAHGGQGGFGGESRRDDFGGERRGEGRHHGEGEGRHHGEGRGEGRGGYGDRY